From Fusarium fujikuroi IMI 58289 draft genome, chromosome FFUJ_chr07, a single genomic window includes:
- a CDS encoding related to methyltransferase — protein MSSPKTKSPTGPSSPASGPRSAPSPQAELIPAADNEDVRFCEMLCATSYANLSGKDVRDDADSTLETDADSSTASVSSSILHYRSIQGRTFHSDKFVTEYSFPNDEQQLESVDISHHYLTVLLDGQLYLAPIGDNVQMLIYDKKALDVGTGSGIWAIDFADQFPQAEVTATDLSPTQPKWVPPNVRFEIDDATETWTWKDNTFDFVHMRYLFGAIQDWTALYQQAYRVCTPGGWVESVEADIHFRSDDGTAEEQEVYKLCNKLYEEGGKAIGRTFFVHDLQPKGMEEAGFVDIKTVDYKIPIGDWPKDPRLAEVGRFVKLTLENDMEDCLRIYFTVVEQCAAMAKGRVPSVPDAE, from the exons ATGTCGTCGCCAAAGACTAAATCACCGACTGGGCCGTCATCCCCGGCCTCTGGGCCTAGGTCAGCGCCGTCTCCACAGGCCGAACTCATTCCCGCCGCTGACAACGAGGATGTGAGGTTTTGTGAGATGTTGTGTGCTACTAGCTATGCTAACTTAAGTGGAAAGGATGTTCGAGACGACGCCGACTCGACGCTTGAAACAGACGC TGACAGCTCAACTGCCTCTGTTTCTTCCAGTATCCTCCACTACAGAAGTATTCAAGGTCGCACGTTCCATAGCGACAAGTTCGTGACTGAGTATTCCTTTCCGAATGATGAACAACAACTCGAGTCTGTTGACATTAG CCATCATTACTTAACGGTCCTGCTTGACGGCCAATTATACCTAGCTCCCATCGGAGATAACGTCCAG ATGTTGATATATGACAAGAAAGCGCTTGACGTAGGCACGGGAAGTG GGATCTGGGCAAT AGACTTCGCAGATCAGTTCCCGCAAGCAGAAGTAACAGCAACTGATCTCTCACCAACACAGCCAAAATGGGTCCCCCCAAATGTGCGTTTCGAGATCGATGATGCCACCGAAACATGGACCTGGAAAGACAACACCTTTGATTTCGTCCACATGCGTTATCTCTTTGGGGCCATCCAGGATTGGACTGCTTTATACCAACAGGCCTACCGTGTTTGTACACCGGGAGGCTGGGTTGAGTCTGTTGAAGCCGACATTCATTTCCGTAGCGACGATGGCACAGCTGAGGAACAAGAGGTCTATAAATTGTGCAACAAGCTTTATGAAGAAGGTGGCAAAGCGATTGGAAGAACATTCTTTGTGCATGACTTGCAGCCGAAGGGGATGGAAGAGGCGGGGTTTGTGGACATCAAAACGGTGGACTACAAG ATTCCAATTGGGGATTGGCCCAAGGACCCGAGACTTGCTGAGGTCGGTCGATTTGTCAAGCTGACATTGGAGAATGACATGGAAG ATTGTCTAAGGATATACTTTACTGTTGTGGAACAATGTGCTGCAATGGCCAAAGGACGAGTACCAAGTGTTCCTGATGCAGAGTAG